One Pogoniulus pusillus isolate bPogPus1 chromosome 10, bPogPus1.pri, whole genome shotgun sequence genomic window carries:
- the LOC135178829 gene encoding basic proline-rich protein-like — MEGRGFSRPTEPAPPALHDAPGCRRGQEGHFQGRNGPQAAVSRGGPLTQPAPPRSPAPPPPGTGGSNAGGRRRRLPPPREGWRPRPVRPPHLARAAGSRPPAPAEHPAAEEEEVAAAGSIALRKPSLPPLRGEGEGGRQRDGKSSAARLAPPSPDRPPALRRTREGGGGGHLPAAASGAARPPPMPPQASAATELYGDATVPLQQTLPPTDAPSRHGSRFNTLSELTPSLRDGLASSLCWERRQDSELVVGRRESNMSPFPGLKKSPQIGAICLLHFAAENR; from the exons ATGGAAGGAAGGGGCTTCTCCCGCCCCACGGAGCCCGCTCCTCCCGCGCTACATGACGCCCCCGGCTGTCGGCGCGGCCAGGAGGGACATTTCCAGGGTAGGAACGGCCCGCAGGCAGCCGTCAGCCGCGGCGGGCCCCTCACACAGCCAGCCCCTCCGCGAAGCCCGGCTCCCCCCCCGCCCGGCACCGGCGGCTCAAACGCGGgcgggaggaggaggcggcTGCCCCCGCCCCGGGAGGGCTGGCGCCCTCGCCCGGTCCGGCCTCCTCACCTCGCGAGAGCCGCCGGGAGCCGCCCGCCCGCGCCCGCTGAGCACCCGgcggcagaggaggaggaggtggcggCCGCCGGGAGCATCGCCCTCAGGAAGCCATCGCTCCCGCCCCTCCgcggagagggagaaggaggaaggcagagagatGGGAAATCCAGCGCGGCGAGGCTGGCCCCTCCTTCGCCCGATCGGCCCCCGGCGCTGCGGAGGACCCGggagggcggcggcgggggccaTCTGCCGGCGGCCGCGAGTGGAGCGGCCCGGCCCCCTCCGATGCCGCCACAGGCCTCGGCCGCCACCGAGCTGTATGGCGACGCCACCGTGCCTCTTCAGCAGACACTGCCTCCCACTGATGCACCTTCAAG GCACGGCAGCCGATTCAACACCTTATCAGAGCTGACGCCGTCGCTTAGAGATGGCTTAGCAAGTtccttgtgctgggagaggaggcaaGATTCAGAGCTTGTGGTAGGTAGAAGAGAATCAAACATGTCTCCTTTCCCAGGACTTAAGAAAAGTCCACAAATCGGAGCGATATGCTTGTTGCACTTTGCTGCTGAGAATCGTTGA